The following coding sequences are from one uncultured Tateyamaria sp. window:
- the flgK gene encoding flagellar hook-associated protein FlgK: MSLTSALTSAMSGLRAASRGSEIVSSNIANANTPGYVRRTLSISSDTGGGAVGVRINGVVRHVDQQIINDRRLAGAETGYRSETTSALTRIEDLIGTPDSAGSLAARVADFEQSLITASSRPDATERLTSVAFAAKDLAQSIATVAGGIQDARTQADRSIDAQVTRLNDALKGVETLNSRIVASNASGTDIAALQDQRQQLIDEISEMVPVRTVPRDHGAVALYSTGGAILLEGRAVEVGFDPANTVTPYESIGDGTLSGLTLNGVSINTSSANGRLHGGTLGAQFEIRDEIAPAAQAQVDAIARDLIERFEDSAVDPTLAAGDAGLFTDEGNPLDATTELGLATRLSLNALVDPDQGGETWRIRDGLGAAAPGDAGESTLLIALTDVLGATRTQASGSFGPSPLSVEGVVASLSSQIGTDRLREDRQLSFANAQFTELTQIELADGVDTDAEIQNLMILEQAYAANARVISTVDEMFDTLMRI, translated from the coding sequence ATGTCACTGACCAGTGCACTTACTTCGGCCATGTCAGGCCTTCGGGCGGCCAGTCGCGGGTCCGAAATCGTATCGAGCAATATCGCCAACGCCAACACGCCCGGATACGTCCGGCGCACCCTGTCGATTTCTTCGGACACGGGCGGCGGCGCGGTCGGCGTTCGGATCAACGGTGTGGTGCGGCATGTCGACCAGCAGATCATCAATGACCGACGGCTGGCCGGAGCAGAAACAGGATATCGTTCTGAAACGACATCCGCCCTGACCCGGATCGAAGATCTGATCGGAACACCGGACAGCGCCGGGTCACTTGCCGCGCGCGTCGCCGATTTTGAGCAAAGCCTGATCACTGCCAGCAGCCGGCCCGACGCCACCGAACGCCTGACAAGCGTCGCGTTTGCCGCCAAGGACCTGGCCCAGTCCATCGCGACTGTTGCGGGCGGCATACAGGATGCCCGGACCCAAGCCGATCGCAGCATCGACGCTCAGGTCACACGTTTGAACGACGCTCTGAAAGGTGTCGAAACGCTCAATTCGCGGATCGTTGCAAGCAATGCAAGCGGCACCGATATTGCGGCCCTTCAGGACCAGCGCCAACAGTTGATCGACGAGATCAGCGAAATGGTACCGGTACGCACGGTGCCACGCGACCATGGCGCGGTGGCCCTTTATTCGACAGGTGGGGCGATCCTGCTGGAAGGTCGCGCCGTCGAGGTTGGGTTTGATCCGGCCAACACGGTGACACCCTACGAATCCATTGGCGATGGCACTTTGTCTGGGCTGACCCTGAATGGCGTTTCCATCAACACATCCTCTGCCAATGGCCGTCTGCATGGTGGGACGTTGGGCGCCCAGTTCGAAATCAGGGATGAGATTGCCCCGGCGGCGCAAGCCCAAGTTGACGCGATCGCCCGAGACTTGATCGAACGCTTCGAAGACAGCGCCGTTGACCCGACACTGGCGGCCGGCGATGCCGGCTTGTTCACAGATGAGGGAAACCCTCTGGATGCGACGACGGAACTGGGGCTGGCCACACGGCTGTCCCTGAATGCGCTGGTTGATCCGGATCAAGGTGGAGAGACATGGCGCATCCGTGATGGCTTGGGTGCCGCCGCACCGGGCGACGCAGGGGAGTCCACACTTCTGATCGCGTTGACGGATGTGCTGGGTGCAACACGCACGCAGGCGTCCGGTTCATTCGGACCATCGCCGCTCAGCGTTGAAGGCGTCGTGGCAAGCCTCTCATCCCAAATCGGAACGGATCGTCTGCGCGAAGACCGCCAGCTGTCATTCGCGAATGCCCAGTTCACGGAACTGACCCAAATCGAATTGGCTGATGGCGTCGACACCGATGCGGAGATTCAGAACCTGATGATCCTGGAACAGGCCTATGCCGCCAATGCGCGGGTCATCTCTACCGTCGATGAGATGTTCGACACGTTGATGAGGATTTGA
- a CDS encoding rhodanese-related sulfurtransferase yields the protein MFTIAALYHFTRFEDPAALKGPLAALCCGQDVKGTLLLAPEGINGTIAGPRAGVDAVLAHIRALPGCADLDWKESTSATPPFGKMKVRLKREIVTMGQPDVDPAARVGHYVEPADWNDLIKREDVAVIDTRNDYEVAIGTFDGAIDPATRSFGEFPAWWEANKHRFHGQKVAMFCTGGIRCEKSTNYLLGQGVEDVFHLKGGILKYLEEVPAARSTWRGDCFVFDGRVSVGHALKVGPHQLCHACRRPILPADMDRPAYEAGVSCHHCVDETSTEDKARFRERQKQIELARARGEDHLSGPMVPDKG from the coding sequence ATGTTCACAATCGCCGCCCTCTACCACTTTACACGGTTCGAAGACCCTGCTGCCCTCAAGGGTCCGCTGGCGGCCCTGTGCTGTGGTCAGGACGTGAAGGGCACGCTGCTCCTGGCCCCCGAGGGGATCAACGGGACCATCGCGGGCCCGCGTGCGGGCGTTGATGCGGTGCTGGCCCATATCCGCGCATTGCCGGGCTGCGCCGATCTGGACTGGAAGGAAAGCACCAGTGCCACGCCCCCCTTCGGCAAGATGAAGGTGCGCCTGAAGCGCGAGATCGTGACCATGGGTCAGCCCGATGTCGATCCCGCCGCGCGTGTCGGCCACTATGTAGAGCCCGCTGACTGGAATGACCTGATCAAACGCGAGGATGTCGCCGTCATCGACACCCGCAACGACTATGAGGTAGCCATCGGCACCTTTGACGGCGCGATTGATCCCGCCACCCGCAGCTTTGGCGAGTTTCCCGCATGGTGGGAGGCGAACAAGCATCGCTTTCATGGGCAAAAGGTGGCGATGTTCTGTACCGGCGGCATCCGCTGCGAGAAATCCACGAACTACCTGCTCGGTCAGGGGGTGGAGGATGTGTTCCATCTCAAGGGCGGCATTCTGAAATATCTCGAAGAGGTGCCCGCCGCGCGCAGCACGTGGCGCGGCGATTGCTTTGTCTTTGACGGGCGCGTGAGTGTCGGGCACGCGTTGAAGGTCGGTCCGCACCAACTCTGCCATGCTTGCCGCCGCCCGATCTTGCCTGCGGATATGGACAGGCCAGCATATGAAGCCGGGGTCAGCTGCCATCACTGCGTGGACGAGACCAGCACCGAGGACAAGGCCCGCTTTCGCGAGCGCCAGAAGCAGATCGAACTGGCCCGCGCCCGGGGCGAGGATCACCTGAGCGGACCGATGGTGCCGGACAAGGGCTGA
- a CDS encoding flagellar motor protein MotB, with amino-acid sequence MSVQANARPIIIKRKKVVGGGGHHGGAWKVAYADFVTAMMAFFMLMWLLNATTEKQRKGIADYFSPTIPINRVSGGGDGSFGGDSVFSEVTLPQNGTGASSQRPTESKQARGETGATDTGDLTAEQEEVFKSVEARLLGKGGETKVMDNDLQHIVTRITDEGLVIELFALEDTPLFVEGTDTPTPLLRDLSRLIADATRTVKNNVAVEGHVPAQPIVIAERATWQSSVARANAMRVLLEQTGVDSQRIARVTGHADREPAVRNPMAVRNNRIEIIFLRD; translated from the coding sequence ATGAGCGTGCAAGCCAATGCGCGGCCAATCATCATCAAGAGGAAGAAGGTTGTCGGCGGTGGTGGTCACCATGGCGGTGCCTGGAAAGTGGCCTATGCGGATTTTGTGACCGCGATGATGGCCTTCTTCATGTTGATGTGGCTGCTGAATGCGACGACCGAAAAACAGCGCAAGGGCATCGCGGATTACTTTTCTCCGACCATTCCGATCAACCGGGTATCGGGCGGCGGCGACGGCAGCTTTGGCGGCGACAGCGTGTTCTCTGAAGTCACGTTGCCCCAGAACGGTACAGGCGCCTCGTCTCAGCGGCCCACCGAATCCAAGCAGGCGCGTGGCGAGACCGGCGCAACCGACACCGGTGATCTGACGGCAGAGCAGGAAGAAGTGTTCAAATCTGTCGAGGCCAGACTTTTGGGCAAGGGCGGCGAGACCAAGGTCATGGACAATGACCTGCAACACATCGTGACCCGCATCACGGATGAAGGTCTGGTGATCGAACTGTTTGCGCTGGAAGATACGCCACTGTTTGTCGAAGGGACGGACACGCCGACACCGCTGTTGCGTGATCTGTCGCGCCTGATTGCTGATGCCACCCGCACCGTCAAGAACAACGTCGCTGTCGAAGGGCATGTGCCGGCGCAGCCCATCGTGATTGCCGAACGCGCGACATGGCAAAGTTCCGTGGCGCGCGCGAATGCGATGCGGGTCTTGCTGGAACAGACTGGTGTTGATTCCCAACGCATTGCACGCGTCACGGGCCACGCGGATCGCGAACCGGCGGTCAGAAATCCGATGGCAGTACGCAACAACCGCATCGAGATTATCTTTCTTCGGGACTGA
- a CDS encoding flagellar basal body P-ring protein FlgI — MIRALIWLVVTLGATAAIANPVRIKDLVDFDGVRGNDLVGYGLVVGLDGTGDGLRNAPFTEDIMTNILERLGVNVTGEQFRPKNVAAVIVTATLPPFARSGSQIDITVSAIGDAKSLLGGTLVMTPMNAADGEIYAVAQGTILAGGAVAEGDGARVTQGVPTSGVIPSGARIEREIDFELSSLTDMRLALRDPDFTTAARIEDAINAVFGRSVATMLDSGTVSLSIPQTRARSVAHALGRIENIAVQPERKARVVVDQRSGTIVMGDDVRISRVAVSQGNLTLRIQEQPLAVQPNPFANGQTVVVPRTTVDLQDEEGPGLAEIPEGASLSEVIAGLNALGVAPRDMIDILKSIKAAGALHAEFVVR; from the coding sequence ATGATCCGCGCACTCATCTGGCTGGTCGTCACGCTTGGGGCAACGGCAGCCATAGCAAACCCCGTGCGGATCAAGGACCTTGTCGACTTTGATGGCGTCCGTGGCAATGACCTTGTTGGATACGGACTGGTTGTCGGACTGGATGGAACCGGTGACGGTCTGCGCAACGCGCCCTTTACCGAAGACATCATGACGAACATCCTCGAGCGGCTGGGGGTGAACGTCACGGGCGAACAGTTTCGGCCCAAGAATGTGGCCGCCGTGATCGTCACTGCCACACTCCCACCCTTTGCGCGCAGCGGAAGCCAGATCGATATTACGGTCTCGGCGATCGGCGACGCCAAGAGCCTGCTCGGCGGCACGCTGGTGATGACGCCGATGAACGCGGCAGACGGTGAAATCTATGCCGTAGCACAGGGCACCATTCTTGCCGGCGGCGCCGTTGCCGAAGGTGATGGTGCGCGTGTCACCCAGGGCGTCCCTACGTCAGGCGTGATTCCATCCGGAGCCCGCATCGAGCGAGAGATCGACTTTGAACTCAGCAGTCTGACCGATATGCGGTTGGCGCTGCGCGATCCGGATTTTACCACCGCGGCGCGGATCGAGGATGCAATCAATGCCGTGTTCGGACGCTCGGTCGCAACGATGCTGGATTCTGGCACGGTTTCCTTGAGCATCCCCCAGACCCGCGCCAGATCCGTGGCGCACGCGCTTGGCCGAATTGAAAACATCGCCGTGCAACCGGAACGCAAGGCTCGCGTTGTCGTCGACCAGCGATCGGGCACGATCGTCATGGGCGACGACGTCCGAATTTCGCGCGTTGCGGTATCACAAGGCAATCTGACGCTTCGTATTCAAGAGCAACCTCTGGCCGTCCAACCCAACCCATTTGCCAACGGCCAGACCGTAGTTGTGCCTCGGACAACGGTGGATTTGCAGGATGAAGAAGGTCCAGGACTGGCCGAAATTCCCGAAGGGGCATCCTTGTCCGAGGTCATTGCCGGATTGAATGCTCTTGGTGTTGCTCCGCGAGACATGATCGATATCCTGAAAAGCATCAAAGCTGCGGGTGCGCTGCATGCCGAGTTTGTTGTCCGCTAA
- a CDS encoding flagellar hook-basal body complex protein: MTISSSLNAGVAGLQANATRLASISDNIANSSTFGYKRVQTDFQSLVISSNGATYSAGGVRASTERLIDQRGSLVSTSNATDLAVRGRGMLPVAQSSDVNVGNGNSQMFLTTTGSFRTDAQGFLRSDSGLVLLGWPALADGTVPTFPRDTSDGLQPVQINVNQFSGEPTTQLSLGVNLPATDTDAGSAGEVQYLSVEYFDNLGTSENINISFTPTVPGAGTSNEWTMQLTDSALGGAVVGEYVLTFDDSRTAGGTLASVATTSGGAYDPATGTIIVTAEGGPLEINIGQLGESDGLTQLSDSFAPVSISKDGSPVGNMTNVEVDANGFVTAFFDTGISRTIYQIPLVDLPNPNGMVALDQQTYLPSPESGSFFLWDAGDGPTGDIVSYAREESAVDVAGELTAMIQTQRAYSSNAKVIQTVDEMLQETTNIKR; the protein is encoded by the coding sequence ATGACGATTTCTTCCTCGCTCAATGCAGGTGTTGCAGGGTTGCAGGCAAATGCAACGCGGCTTGCGTCCATTTCGGACAACATCGCAAACTCCTCAACCTTCGGGTACAAACGGGTTCAGACGGACTTTCAGTCGCTGGTGATCTCGTCAAACGGGGCAACCTATTCGGCCGGGGGTGTCCGGGCGTCCACTGAACGGCTGATTGATCAGCGCGGGTCGCTGGTATCGACCTCCAACGCCACGGACCTTGCCGTGCGCGGACGTGGCATGCTGCCGGTCGCACAAAGCAGCGATGTGAATGTCGGCAACGGCAACAGCCAGATGTTCCTGACCACGACCGGGTCATTTCGCACCGATGCGCAGGGTTTTCTGAGGTCGGATTCAGGCCTGGTGCTCTTGGGTTGGCCCGCGTTGGCCGATGGGACAGTGCCGACATTCCCGCGTGACACATCGGATGGCTTGCAACCGGTTCAGATCAACGTGAACCAGTTTTCCGGAGAGCCGACGACGCAACTGTCGCTGGGTGTGAACCTGCCCGCCACGGACACGGATGCGGGATCTGCCGGCGAGGTTCAGTACTTGTCGGTCGAGTATTTTGACAACCTCGGCACGTCCGAGAACATCAACATCAGTTTCACGCCGACGGTTCCGGGCGCCGGCACGTCGAATGAATGGACCATGCAGTTGACCGACTCGGCCCTCGGGGGGGCCGTCGTGGGTGAATACGTGCTGACCTTCGACGACAGCCGAACCGCGGGCGGAACGCTCGCGTCGGTCGCGACAACCAGCGGCGGGGCCTATGATCCGGCGACGGGCACAATCATTGTGACCGCAGAGGGTGGACCGCTGGAAATCAACATCGGCCAACTGGGCGAAAGCGATGGGCTGACCCAGCTCTCTGACAGTTTTGCCCCGGTGTCGATTTCGAAGGACGGCTCACCCGTCGGCAACATGACCAATGTCGAGGTGGACGCGAACGGCTTTGTGACCGCGTTCTTCGACACGGGTATCAGCCGCACGATCTATCAGATCCCGCTGGTCGACCTACCCAATCCGAACGGTATGGTGGCGCTGGACCAGCAGACCTATCTGCCCTCGCCGGAAAGCGGCAGCTTCTTTCTTTGGGATGCAGGTGACGGTCCAACGGGCGACATCGTGTCCTATGCGCGCGAGGAATCCGCCGTGGATGTGGCGGGCGAACTGACCGCAATGATCCAGACCCAACGGGCCTATTCGTCAAATGCCAAGGTCATTCAGACCGTGGACGAGATGCTGCAGGAAACCACGAACATCAAACGCTGA
- the pncA gene encoding bifunctional nicotinamidase/pyrazinamidase, which translates to MTRALIVIDVQNDFCPGGALAVPGGDEIVAGINALMAEVEAVVLTQDWHPAGHSSFASSHAGNAAYEMIEMPYGPQVLWPDHCIQGTDGALFHDHLNTDRADMIVRKGYRPAIDSYSAFFENDHTTPTGLDGYLRTRGIKDLTMVGLATDFCVNFSAVDAAKLGFKVDVRMDLCRAIDLDGSLAAAQSGMTAAGVTLV; encoded by the coding sequence ATGACCCGCGCCCTGATCGTGATCGACGTCCAGAATGACTTTTGCCCCGGTGGCGCGCTGGCCGTGCCCGGCGGGGATGAGATTGTTGCGGGCATCAATGCGCTGATGGCGGAGGTCGAGGCGGTGGTGCTGACGCAGGACTGGCACCCGGCGGGGCATTCGTCCTTTGCGTCGTCACATGCGGGCAACGCAGCGTATGAAATGATCGAGATGCCTTATGGTCCGCAGGTGCTGTGGCCGGATCACTGTATTCAGGGGACGGACGGGGCGCTGTTTCATGACCATCTGAACACGGACCGGGCGGATATGATCGTGCGCAAGGGGTACCGTCCGGCCATCGACAGCTATTCCGCGTTCTTTGAGAACGATCACACGACCCCGACGGGGTTGGACGGGTATCTGCGCACGCGTGGGATTAAGGACCTGACGATGGTGGGGCTTGCCACCGATTTCTGCGTCAACTTCTCTGCCGTGGATGCGGCCAAGCTGGGGTTCAAGGTGGATGTGCGGATGGACCTGTGCCGGGCCATCGACCTCGATGGTTCGCTTGCGGCCGCGCAATCGGGGATGACAGCCGCGGGTGTCACGCTTGTTTGA
- a CDS encoding MFS transporter, with protein MTTTAHDSTYSWMRLGLTLLIAMVANVGMWAIIVIMPAVEAEFGVTRAAASMPYTLTMVGFAIGNFAIGRAVDTWGVSRVLVVCAVGIAAGYGLAMASGSILGLSLAQLLVGFGTSVGFGPLIADISHWFLKRRGIAVAIAASGNYLSGAIWPILLADILETQGWRTAYAVLAVVTLIVVIPLAFTLRRQVPDTAHQMAEAVSSGNAASVGLPPRALAWLLGLAGVGCCVAMSMPQVHIVSYCVDLGYGPAVGAEMLALMLLGGVGSRLVSGLLADRLGGVKTLLLGSVLQCIALVLYLPSDALVSLYVVSLIFGLSQGGIVPSYAIIVREYMPAREAGARVGFVMMATIMGMALGGWMSGWVYDVTGSYRMAFWNGIAWNGLNIAIMVWLLMRTRPRRALQPA; from the coding sequence ATGACGACCACCGCTCACGACAGTACCTATTCCTGGATGCGCCTTGGGCTGACCTTGCTGATCGCGATGGTCGCCAATGTCGGCATGTGGGCCATCATTGTGATCATGCCCGCGGTCGAGGCAGAGTTCGGCGTGACCCGGGCCGCAGCCAGCATGCCCTACACGCTGACCATGGTGGGCTTTGCCATTGGCAACTTTGCCATTGGACGGGCCGTGGACACCTGGGGGGTCAGTCGCGTTCTGGTGGTATGCGCGGTTGGCATCGCGGCCGGGTACGGGTTGGCGATGGCCAGCGGGTCGATCCTTGGCCTGTCGCTGGCGCAGCTGCTGGTGGGCTTTGGAACCTCGGTCGGGTTCGGGCCGCTGATTGCGGACATTTCGCACTGGTTCCTGAAACGGCGCGGGATCGCGGTGGCGATCGCCGCCAGCGGGAACTATCTGTCGGGCGCGATCTGGCCCATCCTGCTGGCCGATATTCTGGAAACGCAGGGATGGCGCACAGCCTATGCCGTTCTGGCGGTCGTCACCCTGATTGTCGTGATCCCGCTGGCCTTTACGCTGCGCCGCCAAGTTCCTGATACCGCTCACCAAATGGCCGAAGCGGTATCGTCCGGCAATGCGGCATCCGTGGGCCTGCCGCCGCGCGCCCTGGCATGGCTGTTGGGCCTTGCAGGTGTCGGGTGCTGCGTGGCGATGTCCATGCCGCAGGTGCACATCGTCAGCTATTGCGTCGACCTTGGCTACGGGCCCGCGGTCGGGGCAGAGATGCTGGCATTGATGCTGCTTGGCGGGGTTGGATCGCGCCTTGTATCCGGGCTGTTGGCCGACCGGCTGGGGGGAGTGAAAACGCTGTTGCTGGGGTCTGTCCTGCAATGCATTGCGCTGGTGCTGTACCTGCCCTCGGACGCGCTCGTTTCGCTTTATGTGGTCAGCCTGATCTTTGGGCTCAGCCAGGGCGGGATCGTGCCCAGCTATGCCATAATCGTGCGTGAATACATGCCTGCGCGCGAGGCCGGTGCGCGGGTCGGATTTGTGATGATGGCAACGATCATGGGCATGGCGCTGGGCGGTTGGATGTCGGGCTGGGTCTATGACGTGACGGGCAGCTACCGGATGGCGTTCTGGAACGGGATCGCGTGGAACGGGCTGAACATCGCCATCATGGTGTGGCTGCTGATGCGGACACGGCCCAGGCGGGCCCTGCAACCCGCATGA
- a CDS encoding flagellin, with product MYSYGLGDLAQNFLLQRRGAALKTEMTRLNEELASGRISDVKSVLAGNVSYLSDIEGDLRTLSGYKVATSEAAQFASAAQSALDRIDTGVATLSTALITASSSAVGPVLDQMSVDAKNELSSIVTSLNTSSGGRSLFAGAATDRPALNGADTILADLRAAIAGNTTVDDISAAVDAWFDDPAGFRASAYTGSDSALAAFQLAEDEQVSVSLKADDTVFRTLMKNTALAAIAADDSLALSGPAQQSLLQQAGEGLFEAKADLTAARSNLGSAEARIDTIATRNAARDTSLQFAKGALLQADPYDTATQLEAVQFQLQSLYTITARMSDLSLVNFVR from the coding sequence ATGTACAGCTATGGACTGGGTGATCTGGCTCAGAACTTTCTTCTTCAACGCCGTGGCGCAGCATTGAAAACGGAAATGACGCGCCTGAATGAAGAGTTGGCGAGCGGCCGGATCAGCGACGTCAAATCGGTGCTTGCCGGCAACGTCAGCTACCTGTCCGACATCGAAGGCGATTTGCGGACACTGTCGGGTTACAAGGTCGCCACGTCAGAAGCCGCGCAATTTGCCTCGGCCGCGCAAAGCGCGCTGGACAGAATTGACACGGGTGTCGCGACGCTCAGCACTGCGCTGATCACAGCATCATCCAGTGCTGTTGGTCCGGTGCTGGACCAAATGTCCGTGGATGCAAAGAACGAGTTGAGCAGCATTGTCACATCGCTCAACACATCCAGCGGTGGGCGATCTTTGTTTGCGGGCGCCGCGACCGACCGGCCCGCCTTGAATGGCGCGGACACCATCCTGGCCGACCTGCGCGCCGCAATTGCGGGCAATACCACGGTCGACGACATCAGCGCCGCCGTCGATGCCTGGTTCGATGATCCCGCGGGGTTTCGTGCCTCGGCATACACCGGATCCGATAGCGCACTTGCCGCATTCCAGTTGGCGGAGGACGAACAGGTATCGGTCAGCCTGAAGGCGGACGATACTGTGTTCCGAACCCTGATGAAGAACACTGCGTTGGCCGCAATCGCTGCAGATGACAGTCTGGCCCTCTCCGGCCCAGCCCAACAGAGCCTACTTCAGCAAGCGGGCGAAGGACTGTTCGAAGCCAAGGCCGACTTGACCGCCGCCCGGAGCAACCTCGGCTCAGCCGAGGCGCGCATTGACACCATCGCAACCCGCAACGCAGCCCGCGACACATCCCTGCAGTTTGCCAAGGGCGCATTGCTGCAGGCCGACCCCTATGACACCGCAACCCAATTGGAGGCAGTCCAATTCCAGCTTCAATCCCTTTACACGATCACCGCACGCATGTCCGATCTGTCGCTGGTCAACTTCGTCAGATGA
- the pncB gene encoding nicotinate phosphoribosyltransferase has product MVDIATRVWNHKWKIDPIVRSLIDTDFYKLLMCQSVFRNKPDTQVTFSLINRSTHVPLAKLIDEGELREQLDHIRSLSLRRGESTWMRGNTFYGKRQMFTPEFMDWFETLRLPAYHLERTGDQYELTFEGAWPEVMLWEIPALSVLMELRGRAVLNEMGRFELQVLYARAMTKLWEKIERLKGHEGLRVADFGTRRRHSFLWQDWCVQAMGEGLGDQFAGTSNCLIAKNRDLEAIGTNAHELPMVYSALAETDEALAQAPYDVLSDWHDEHDGNLRIILPDTYGTEGFLDRAPDWLAGWTGIRIDSGDPATGAEVAIKWWQDRGEDPRDKLVIFSDGLDADKIVELHQQFAGRVKVSFGWGTMLTNDFKGLTDADRLAPFSLVCKAVSANGRPTVKLSDNPNKAMGPEAEIERYKRVFGVGAQDRVEVVV; this is encoded by the coding sequence ATGGTCGATATCGCCACCCGTGTCTGGAACCATAAATGGAAGATCGACCCCATCGTGCGGTCGCTGATCGATACGGATTTCTACAAGCTGCTGATGTGCCAGTCTGTGTTTCGCAACAAGCCGGACACGCAGGTGACGTTTTCGCTGATCAACCGATCGACACACGTGCCGCTGGCCAAGCTGATCGACGAGGGCGAGTTGCGCGAGCAGTTGGACCATATCCGGTCCCTGTCGCTGCGCCGTGGGGAAAGCACGTGGATGCGCGGCAATACGTTCTATGGCAAGCGGCAGATGTTCACACCCGAATTCATGGATTGGTTCGAGACGCTGCGCCTGCCGGCCTACCATCTGGAGCGGACAGGTGACCAATACGAGCTGACCTTCGAAGGGGCGTGGCCCGAGGTGATGCTGTGGGAAATTCCGGCCCTGTCGGTGCTGATGGAGCTGCGCGGGCGGGCGGTCCTGAACGAGATGGGCCGGTTCGAGTTGCAGGTGCTTTATGCCCGGGCGATGACAAAGCTGTGGGAAAAGATCGAACGGCTGAAAGGGCATGAAGGGCTGCGCGTGGCGGATTTCGGCACGCGTCGGCGGCATTCCTTCTTGTGGCAGGACTGGTGCGTGCAAGCGATGGGCGAGGGGCTGGGCGATCAGTTCGCAGGCACATCCAATTGCCTGATTGCCAAGAACCGCGATCTGGAAGCCATCGGAACCAATGCGCATGAATTGCCCATGGTCTATTCGGCCCTGGCGGAAACGGACGAGGCGCTGGCGCAGGCCCCCTATGATGTTCTGAGCGATTGGCATGACGAGCATGACGGCAATCTGCGCATCATCCTGCCCGACACCTACGGCACCGAAGGGTTCCTGGATCGCGCGCCCGACTGGCTGGCGGGCTGGACCGGGATCCGCATCGACAGCGGCGATCCGGCCACCGGGGCCGAGGTGGCCATCAAGTGGTGGCAGGATCGGGGCGAGGATCCACGCGACAAGCTGGTGATCTTCTCGGACGGGCTGGACGCGGACAAGATCGTCGAACTGCACCAACAATTCGCGGGTCGGGTCAAGGTGTCCTTTGGCTGGGGCACGATGCTGACCAATGACTTCAAGGGCCTGACGGACGCAGACCGGTTGGCGCCCTTTTCGCTTGTGTGCAAGGCCGTGTCGGCGAACGGGCGACCGACAGTGAAGCTGTCGGATAACCCCAACAAGGCCATGGGACCGGAGGCTGAGATTGAGCGCTACAAGCGCGTGTTCGGGGTTGGAGCGCAAGACCGGGTCGAGGTCGTGGTTTAG